The genome window CGGAGTTTCGGGCCTTAGGGATTAACGCCGCCTTTTATGGCAACCGCGGCGCCACGGCTACGCAGCAAGTAGCCTTCGCCCTGGCTACGGCCGCCGCCTACCTTAGTGCCCTCCCCACTACTGCCGATGTGACCGTAGCAGACGTGGCCGCCGCCTTGCATGTGCACGTGGCCGTTGGCCCGAACTACTTCTTTGAAATAGCCAAGCTACGGGCCCTGCGCCGGCTGTGGGCTACCCTGCTGCATGCTTACGGCCTACCCGCCGAAGCAGCCCAGCAACTAACCATTTTCGCTAGCACGGCTACCTGGAGCCAGACCACCCTCGATCCGCACACCAACCTGCTCCGTACCACCACCGAGGCCATGAGCGCCGTACTGGGTGGGGCTGATGCCGTGAGCGTGGGGGCTTTCGACTGCCTGTTCCATGCTCCCAACGAGTTTGCCGAGCGCCTAGCCCGCAACCTGCCAGTACTGCTGCGTGAGGAAGCCTACCTGGATAGAGTGCAGGACCCCGCCGCCGGCTCCTACTACCTCGAAACCCTTACCGACCAGCTCAGCCGCGAAGCGTGGGCCTTATTTCAGAAGCTGGAAGCGGCTGGGGGCCTACCTGCCGCCACGGGCCTCGTGATGCAGGAGCTGCACGCCTCGGCCCAGGCCCAGTTTCGGCGCATTGCCAACGGCGAGCAGGTGGTAGTGGGCACCAACAAGTTTCAGAACCCCAACGAGACGTTCGACTACAACCCCAAGCGCCTGTTGCGCAGCCGGGAGTTTGACAGCACCCGCGCCACCTACCCTACCGAAGTGCTTCGGCTGGCGACGGCCCTGCACTTCGAGCGGCGAGAAAAGCGCAAGAAGCGGGCGGCCTTGGTGCTACTGGGCGCCCACACCAACCAGATTATTCTGGAATCTTTCCTGAATACGCTGCCCGAAAAGGAGCGGCTGGAACTACGGGCGGCTCACCCGGAAGGGACACTGTCGGTACTGTTTTCCTCCACGGAGGAAGCTACGCTCATGTACGCTACCCCCGAGCAGTTCGGCCGCCTTTCCCGGGCCATCAGCCGCGTGCCCATCGACGAGCCCAACTTCATTCCGCCCGCCCTGCTCACCGCCGATCTGGCCACCATGCAGGAAGCCGTGCACGTGTTCGGCTTCAAGGAATTTACCGTGCAAGGCTACAGCACCGAGGACGTGCTTGCCCGCTTGCAGGGCAAGAAAGTGAAATAGTGAAGTGGTGATGAAGTGAGCCTCTGTTCAGGCAGCGCAAACTGCGCTACCTGAATTCGATACCTCCATTTCATTATCCCCGCACTCCACCATTTCACAAACTCACCATTTCACCATTGCCATGAAGCCCGACTTCTCTCAGATATCCTACGACGCGGCTCAGCTGCCCGCGCCGACCACCGAAGCCACCCAAACCACTACTCCGGAAGGCATTGCGCTGAAGCAGTTCTATACCGCTCAGGATGTGCAGCACCTCGACCACCTTGGGTTTGGGGCGGGGCAGGCGCCCTACCTGCGCGGGCCCTACAGCACCATGTACATCCAGAACCCCTGGACCATCCGGCAGTACGCGGGCTTTAGCACGGCTGAGGCCAGCAACGCCTTCTACCGCCGCAACCTGGCCGGCGGGCAGAAAGGACTTTCGGTGGCCTTCGACCTGGCTACCCATCGGGGCTACGACTCCGACCACCCACGCGTGGTGGGCGACGTGGGCAAAGCCGGCGTGGCCATTGATTCGGTGGAGGACATGAAGCTCCTGTTTGATGAGATTCCGCTGGACCAGATGTCGGTGTCGATGACCATGAACGGGGCGGTGCTACCCATTATGGCCTTCTACATTGTGGCGGCCGAGGAGCAGGGCGTAACGCCGGATAAGCTGGCGGGCACCATTCAGAACGACATTCTGAAGGAGTTCATGGTGCGCAACACCTACATCTACCCGCCCCTGCCGAGCATGCGCATCATTGCGGATATTTTCAGCTACACGGCGCAGAATATGCCCAAGTTCAACAGCATCAGCATCTCGGGCTACCACATGCAGGAAGCCGGGGCTACCGCTGATCTGGAACTGGCTTACACCCTGGCCGATGGGCTGGAGTACGTGCGCGCCGGGTTGGCGGCGGGCATGAGCATCGACCAGTTTGCCCCGCGCCTCTCGTTTTTCTGGGCCATTGGCATGAACCACTTCATGGAAATTGCCAAGATGCGGGCCGGCCGCCTGCTCTGGGCCAAGCTCATCAAGCAGTTTGAGCCCCAAAACCCCAAGAGCCTGGCCCTGCGCACGCACTGCCAGACCTCGGGCTACTCCCTCACCGAGCAGGACCCCTTCAACAACGTGGCCCGCACCTGCATCGAGGCCATGGCCGCGGCTCTGGGCGGCACCCAGAGCCTGCACACCAACGCCCTCGACGAGGCCATTGCCCTACCCACCGACTTCTCGGCCCGCATTGCCCGCAACACCCAGCTCTACCTCCAGCACGAAACGGACATTACCCGCGTGGTGGACCCCTGGGGCGGCTCCTACTACGTGGAAACCCTCACCCACGAGCTGGCCGACAAAGCCTGGGCCCTTATCCAAGAGGTTGAAGAACTGGGCGGCATGGCCAAGGCCATTGAAACTGGCCTGCCTAAAATGCGCATCGAGGAAGCCGCCGCCCGCAAGCAAGCCCGCATCGACTCGGGCAAGGAAATCGTGGTAGGCGTAAACAAGTACCGCATCGACGAGGCCACCGACATTGAGGTACTCGACATCGACAACGCCGCCGTGCGCGAGTCGCAGATTGCGCGCCTAAACCAAATTAAAGCTACCCGTGACAACGCCGCCGTGCAGCAGGCCCTGGCGGCCCTCACCGAAGCCGCCCGCTCAGGAAATGAGGAATCAGGAATGAAGAATGAGG of Hymenobacter sublimis contains these proteins:
- a CDS encoding methylmalonyl-CoA mutase family protein, which produces MADSPRPAPVSFSEFDATTTPQWLERIARDLKGQDPATLTWQTPDSFPVQPFYHLEALQELGGAPTPQVRPSAHWRNVPTYSVPALERGGSAIDSAAAALHRGADGAHFVLAHAEGFDVEHLQQRLPMADTYLGYTVRGGAARLVQRLAALEVAPRGFLVSDPITRHAPDLANQQEELRTAIRLSKNWPEFRALGINAAFYGNRGATATQQVAFALATAAAYLSALPTTADVTVADVAAALHVHVAVGPNYFFEIAKLRALRRLWATLLHAYGLPAEAAQQLTIFASTATWSQTTLDPHTNLLRTTTEAMSAVLGGADAVSVGAFDCLFHAPNEFAERLARNLPVLLREEAYLDRVQDPAAGSYYLETLTDQLSREAWALFQKLEAAGGLPAATGLVMQELHASAQAQFRRIANGEQVVVGTNKFQNPNETFDYNPKRLLRSREFDSTRATYPTEVLRLATALHFERREKRKKRAALVLLGAHTNQIILESFLNTLPEKERLELRAAHPEGTLSVLFSSTEEATLMYATPEQFGRLSRAISRVPIDEPNFIPPALLTADLATMQEAVHVFGFKEFTVQGYSTEDVLARLQGKKVK
- the scpA gene encoding methylmalonyl-CoA mutase — protein: MKPDFSQISYDAAQLPAPTTEATQTTTPEGIALKQFYTAQDVQHLDHLGFGAGQAPYLRGPYSTMYIQNPWTIRQYAGFSTAEASNAFYRRNLAGGQKGLSVAFDLATHRGYDSDHPRVVGDVGKAGVAIDSVEDMKLLFDEIPLDQMSVSMTMNGAVLPIMAFYIVAAEEQGVTPDKLAGTIQNDILKEFMVRNTYIYPPLPSMRIIADIFSYTAQNMPKFNSISISGYHMQEAGATADLELAYTLADGLEYVRAGLAAGMSIDQFAPRLSFFWAIGMNHFMEIAKMRAGRLLWAKLIKQFEPQNPKSLALRTHCQTSGYSLTEQDPFNNVARTCIEAMAAALGGTQSLHTNALDEAIALPTDFSARIARNTQLYLQHETDITRVVDPWGGSYYVETLTHELADKAWALIQEVEELGGMAKAIETGLPKMRIEEAAARKQARIDSGKEIVVGVNKYRIDEATDIEVLDIDNAAVRESQIARLNQIKATRDNAAVQQALAALTEAARSGNEESGMKNEELGETIHSSFLTPNSSLNLLALAVNAARLRATLGEISDALEKVYGRHQATIRAISGVYSQEMNYDEQFAKARQMADDFAAREGRRPRMMVAKMGQDGHDRGSKIIATSFADVGFDVDIAPLFQTPDEVARQAAENDVHVVGVSSLAAGHKTLIPQLIAELRQLGREDILVIAGGVIPAQDYDFLYNAGVVGVYGPGTVIAVAAQEILEKLDRLS